In the genome of Desulfuromonas sp. DDH964, one region contains:
- a CDS encoding IS256 family transposase, whose amino-acid sequence MAIEKDLLDRLLADYKKPEDLIGETGLLKQLTKALLERALEAELTQHLGHEKHAPVATKGGNARNGKSAKTIKGEFGKLPIEVPRDRDSSFEPLIIPKGQTRFAGFDGKIISLYARGMTTREIQGHLEEIYGVEVSPALISSVTDAVADEVKIWQNRPLDALYPIVYMDAVRVKVRDNGHVSNKAVYLALGVTLDGIKEVLGMWVAENEGAKFWLQVVTELKNRGVEDIFIACVDGLKGFPEAIEAVFPRTQVQLCLVHMVRHSLRYVSWKQRKEVAADLKSIYQAATAEQAEMNLTEFEAKWDKTHPSIGQSWRRNWERITPFFAYPAEIRKVIYTTNAIESLNMSLRKVTKNRGSFPNDAAMFKLLYLALNNIAKKWTLPIRDWKAALNQFSILFEGRLPVY is encoded by the coding sequence ATGGCCATCGAAAAAGATCTGCTGGACCGTCTGCTTGCCGACTACAAGAAGCCCGAAGACCTGATCGGCGAAACCGGCTTGCTTAAACAGCTCACCAAGGCCCTTCTGGAACGAGCTTTGGAAGCGGAATTGACCCAACACCTGGGGCACGAGAAGCATGCTCCCGTGGCCACGAAAGGCGGCAATGCCCGCAATGGCAAGTCGGCCAAAACCATCAAGGGCGAATTCGGCAAACTGCCGATCGAGGTTCCGCGTGACCGGGACAGCAGCTTCGAGCCGCTCATCATTCCCAAGGGCCAGACCCGCTTCGCCGGCTTCGACGGCAAGATCATCTCCCTCTACGCCCGGGGGATGACGACCCGGGAGATCCAGGGGCATCTGGAAGAGATTTATGGCGTCGAGGTCTCTCCCGCCCTCATTTCCAGCGTGACCGATGCCGTCGCGGACGAGGTCAAGATCTGGCAGAACCGACCGCTCGACGCCCTCTATCCCATCGTCTATATGGACGCGGTCCGGGTCAAGGTGCGAGACAACGGCCACGTCAGCAATAAAGCGGTCTACCTGGCCCTGGGCGTCACCCTGGACGGCATCAAGGAGGTCCTGGGCATGTGGGTGGCCGAGAACGAGGGCGCCAAGTTCTGGCTACAGGTGGTGACCGAGTTGAAAAACCGGGGTGTCGAAGACATCTTCATCGCCTGCGTGGACGGGCTCAAAGGTTTCCCCGAGGCCATCGAAGCAGTCTTTCCTCGCACCCAGGTCCAGCTCTGCCTCGTTCACATGGTGCGCCATTCTCTCCGCTACGTCTCCTGGAAACAGCGCAAGGAAGTGGCGGCCGATCTGAAGTCCATTTACCAGGCCGCGACGGCCGAGCAGGCCGAAATGAACCTGACGGAGTTCGAAGCGAAGTGGGATAAAACCCACCCCTCCATCGGCCAGTCCTGGCGGCGCAACTGGGAGAGAATCACCCCGTTTTTCGCCTACCCGGCGGAGATTCGCAAGGTGATCTACACCACCAATGCGATCGAATCGCTAAACATGTCGCTGCGCAAGGTCACCAAGAACCGGGGCTCATTCCCCAACGACGCAGCCATGTTCAAACTGCTCTACCTGGCGCTAAACAATATCGCCAAGAAATGGACCCTGCCGATTCGGGACTGGAAGGCCGCCCTCAACCAGTTCTCTATCTTGTTCGAAGGCAGGTTGCCGGTTTACTGA
- a CDS encoding IS110 family transposase — protein MKFYTKQHQFYCGVDLHADAMYVCILDATGEVVVHQNIPTKPKNFLRLIKPYRSGIVVGCECMFTWYWLADLCTEQEIDFVLGHALYMKAIHGGKAKNDRIDSHKIAVLLRGGSFPLAYTYPKPMRATRDLLRRRNHLARKRGELFAHIQNTATQYNLPEPLGRIAKPSERGDLLKKFPDSVVRRMVEVDLLTIEHYEQLLDRLERELERIATGHDPINLALLKSIPGVGKILGMVMLYEIEDIARFPREQDFASYCRLVKPGKESNGKHYGHSGKKIGNAHLRWAFGEAVVLMLKGNKPAQTMLQRLASKHGKGKALAILAHRLGRAVYYMLKNQVPFDQDRFLRKAA, from the coding sequence ATGAAATTCTACACGAAACAGCACCAATTCTATTGCGGCGTCGATCTGCATGCAGACGCCATGTACGTCTGCATCCTTGATGCGACCGGCGAGGTGGTGGTTCATCAGAACATCCCGACCAAACCGAAAAACTTCCTGCGACTGATCAAACCCTACCGCTCCGGCATCGTGGTCGGCTGCGAGTGCATGTTTACCTGGTACTGGCTGGCCGATCTGTGCACCGAGCAGGAGATTGACTTCGTCCTCGGTCATGCCCTCTACATGAAGGCAATTCACGGCGGCAAGGCCAAGAACGATCGCATCGATTCCCACAAGATCGCCGTACTGCTGCGCGGCGGTTCTTTTCCGCTGGCCTATACCTACCCCAAGCCGATGCGGGCGACGAGGGACTTGCTGCGCCGCCGCAATCATCTCGCCCGCAAACGGGGCGAACTCTTCGCCCACATCCAGAACACCGCCACCCAGTACAACCTCCCCGAGCCGCTGGGACGTATCGCCAAACCGAGCGAGCGCGGTGATCTGCTCAAAAAGTTTCCCGATTCGGTGGTACGTCGCATGGTCGAGGTCGACCTGCTCACCATCGAACATTACGAACAGCTGCTGGATCGACTGGAGCGGGAACTGGAGCGCATCGCCACCGGTCATGATCCGATCAACCTGGCGCTGCTCAAATCGATTCCCGGGGTCGGCAAGATCCTCGGCATGGTGATGCTCTACGAGATCGAGGACATCGCCCGCTTCCCCCGCGAGCAGGACTTTGCCTCCTATTGCCGGCTGGTCAAGCCGGGCAAGGAATCGAACGGCAAGCATTATGGCCATTCGGGCAAGAAGATCGGCAACGCCCATCTGCGCTGGGCTTTTGGCGAGGCCGTGGTGCTGATGCTCAAAGGGAACAAGCCGGCTCAAACCATGCTGCAACGCCTGGCCAGCAAGCACGGCAAGGGGAAAGCCCTGGCCATCCTGGCCCATCGTCTCGGTCGTGCCGTCTATTACATGCTCAAAAATCAGGTGCCCTTCGACCAGGACAGGTTCCTGCGCAAGGCCGCCTGA
- the istB gene encoding IS21-like element helper ATPase IstB, with protein MLSHPTDDKLRALKLTGMLKALQEQRLSETADALSFEERLGLLVDREQTERDSRRLTTRLRTARLRQSACIEDLDWRAPRGLDRDLVLALAGGRYLAKGHNILITGPTGVGKSYLACALAHKACRLGCKTLYLRLPRFLEELALARADGRYPKMMDRVAKTQLLVLDDWGLAPMTAAGCRDLLEILEDRHNLRSTLITSQLPVEAWHDYLGDPTVADAILDRLIHNAYRLTLKGESMRKRRSQLDPIGNLA; from the coding sequence ATGCTCAGCCACCCCACCGACGACAAACTGCGCGCCCTCAAGCTGACCGGCATGCTCAAGGCCCTTCAGGAACAGCGCCTTAGCGAGACCGCCGATGCCTTGAGCTTCGAGGAGCGCCTCGGCCTGCTGGTCGACCGCGAGCAGACCGAGCGCGACAGCCGCCGGCTCACCACTCGCCTGCGCACGGCCCGGCTGCGTCAGAGCGCCTGCATCGAGGACCTCGACTGGAGGGCACCCCGGGGACTCGACCGCGACCTCGTGCTGGCGCTGGCCGGCGGTCGCTACCTCGCCAAGGGCCACAACATTCTCATCACCGGCCCCACCGGCGTCGGCAAGAGCTACCTCGCCTGCGCCTTGGCTCACAAGGCCTGCCGCCTCGGCTGCAAGACCCTCTACCTGCGCCTGCCCCGCTTCCTGGAGGAACTGGCCCTCGCGCGGGCCGACGGCCGCTACCCCAAGATGATGGATAGAGTCGCCAAGACTCAACTGCTCGTCCTCGACGATTGGGGGCTCGCCCCCATGACCGCCGCCGGTTGCCGCGATCTGCTCGAAATCCTCGAGGACCGCCACAATCTGCGTTCGACCCTGATCACCAGCCAGCTTCCGGTCGAAGCCTGGCACGACTACCTCGGGGATCCGACGGTCGCCGACGCCATCCTCGACCGCCTCATCCACAACGCCTACCGGCTCACCTTGAAAGGAGAATCGATGCGCAAACGGCGATCCCAGCTTGACCCGATCGGCAACTTGGCGTAA
- a CDS encoding integrase core domain-containing protein: protein MSQTISPGAEKAYGVQRVCNVWEQARSSFYHASRQIPQSTPKRRGPRPSISDEDLLAMIRHDLATSPFTGEGHRKVWARLRICDGVRIARKRVLRLMRENHLLSPHRGWPKAAKAHDGKIITMAPNLMWGTDGTRVFTLDEGWVWIFSAVEHWNAECVGWHVCKTGDRYAALQPLSMALDNIYGGVEKDIARGLSLRMDHGTQYLSDHFLNQIKFWGITPSFAFVAEPQTNGVAERFNRTLKEQAIYGRIFRTIDDVREAVKTFVELYNSEWRVEKNGFRSPDEIRQAA from the coding sequence ATGAGCCAAACGATCTCCCCAGGCGCTGAAAAGGCCTACGGCGTCCAGCGGGTTTGCAATGTTTGGGAGCAGGCTCGCTCCTCGTTCTACCATGCCTCGCGCCAGATTCCGCAATCAACTCCCAAGCGTCGTGGCCCACGTCCGTCAATCAGTGATGAGGATCTTCTCGCCATGATCCGTCACGATCTGGCCACGTCCCCGTTCACCGGCGAAGGACACCGCAAGGTCTGGGCCAGGCTGCGGATTTGTGACGGCGTGCGCATCGCACGCAAGCGGGTTCTGCGGTTGATGCGCGAGAATCATCTGTTGTCACCTCACCGGGGTTGGCCCAAAGCAGCCAAGGCGCATGATGGTAAAATCATCACCATGGCTCCGAATCTAATGTGGGGCACCGATGGCACCCGCGTATTCACTCTCGACGAAGGCTGGGTCTGGATCTTTAGCGCCGTCGAGCACTGGAACGCCGAATGTGTCGGCTGGCATGTTTGCAAGACCGGCGACCGTTATGCTGCTCTTCAACCACTTTCCATGGCGTTAGACAACATCTATGGGGGCGTAGAGAAAGATATTGCCCGAGGGTTGTCTCTGCGTATGGATCACGGCACCCAGTACCTCTCAGACCATTTTCTGAACCAGATCAAGTTCTGGGGAATCACCCCCAGCTTTGCCTTCGTTGCCGAACCACAGACCAACGGAGTTGCTGAACGATTCAACCGCACCTTGAAAGAGCAAGCCATCTATGGCCGAATATTCCGTACCATCGATGATGTTCGCGAGGCCGTGAAAACCTTCGTCGAACTCTACAACAGCGAATGGCGAGTCGAGAAAAATGGCTTCCGGTCGCCCGACGAAATCCGTCAGGCGGCATAA
- the istA gene encoding IS21 family transposase has protein sequence MRKIKDVLRLHYEAGLTQRAIARSVGTSHTTVGEFLRRAAHAGLSWPLPENLDETRLEQLLFPPAPVIPADQRPMPDWATIHQELKRKGVTLGLLWEEYQNSHPEGYRYSRFCDLYREWSGKLRLSMRQVHKAGEKLFVDYTGQTLPIVDRRTGEIREAQLFVAALGASSQTFAEATWTQGLPDWIGSHVRAFSFYGGVPEIVVPDNLKSAVSKPCRYEPDINPTYAELAAHYGCAVIPARVRKPKDKAKVEAAVLVAERFILARLRNRTFFSLAEANAAIRELVEHLNRRPFKKLPGCRQQLFDTLERPALNPLPATPYTFAEWRHARVNIDYHAEVDHHYYSVPYVLVKQQLDVRLTATTVEFLHKGQRVASHVRSSERGRHTTLGEHMPKSHREYAEWTPQRLVSWAAKTGPHTAALAEKILASRAHPQQGYRSVLGLIRLAKTYTPERLEAACQRALATNACRLKSVASILKTGLDRQSLPESTESQLSLLPSHDNIRGAGYYH, from the coding sequence ATGCGCAAGATCAAGGACGTTCTGCGTCTGCATTACGAAGCCGGCCTGACACAGCGGGCCATCGCCCGCTCCGTCGGCACGTCACACACCACGGTGGGCGAATTTCTGAGACGCGCCGCTCACGCCGGGTTGTCTTGGCCGCTGCCAGAGAATCTGGACGAAACCCGACTTGAACAGTTGCTCTTTCCGCCAGCGCCAGTCATTCCCGCCGACCAGCGCCCCATGCCCGACTGGGCGACCATCCATCAGGAACTCAAGCGCAAGGGCGTCACCCTGGGGCTGCTCTGGGAGGAATACCAGAACAGCCATCCCGAGGGGTATCGCTACAGCCGTTTCTGCGATCTGTACCGTGAGTGGTCCGGCAAACTGCGTCTGTCGATGCGTCAGGTGCACAAAGCCGGCGAGAAGCTGTTTGTCGACTACACCGGCCAGACCCTGCCGATCGTCGACCGCCGCACCGGCGAGATCCGCGAAGCGCAACTGTTCGTCGCGGCCCTGGGGGCGAGTTCCCAGACGTTTGCCGAAGCCACCTGGACCCAAGGGCTGCCGGACTGGATCGGCTCGCATGTCCGGGCCTTCTCCTTCTACGGCGGAGTGCCCGAGATCGTTGTTCCGGACAACCTGAAAAGCGCCGTCTCCAAACCCTGCCGCTACGAACCGGACATCAACCCCACCTATGCGGAGCTGGCCGCTCACTATGGCTGCGCGGTGATTCCGGCGCGGGTGCGCAAACCCAAAGACAAGGCCAAGGTCGAGGCGGCGGTTCTGGTCGCCGAGCGCTTCATCCTGGCGCGGCTGCGCAACCGTACCTTCTTCAGTCTGGCCGAGGCCAACGCCGCCATTCGGGAGCTGGTGGAGCACCTCAACCGGCGCCCCTTCAAGAAGCTTCCCGGCTGCCGCCAGCAGCTCTTCGACACCCTGGAACGTCCGGCTCTGAATCCTCTGCCGGCGACCCCCTATACGTTCGCCGAATGGCGCCATGCGCGGGTCAACATCGATTACCATGCCGAAGTCGACCACCACTACTACTCGGTCCCGTATGTGCTGGTGAAGCAGCAGCTCGACGTGCGCCTGACGGCGACCACCGTCGAATTTCTGCACAAAGGGCAACGGGTGGCCTCCCATGTCCGCTCCTCTGAGCGCGGTCGCCACACCACTCTCGGCGAGCACATGCCCAAAAGCCACAGGGAGTATGCCGAATGGACGCCGCAGCGCCTGGTTTCCTGGGCGGCCAAAACCGGACCGCACACCGCCGCCTTGGCAGAGAAGATCCTGGCCTCACGGGCCCATCCCCAGCAGGGCTACCGCAGCGTCCTGGGGCTGATCCGGCTGGCCAAGACCTACACGCCCGAGCGCCTGGAAGCGGCCTGCCAGCGGGCCCTGGCAACAAACGCCTGTCGCCTCAAGAGCGTCGCCTCGATCCTCAAAACCGGACTGGACCGCCAGTCGCTCCCCGAGTCCACCGAATCCCAACTCTCATTGCTGCCGAGTCACGACAACATCCGCGGCGCCGGCTACTACCACTGA